Within the Naumovozyma castellii chromosome 1, complete genome genome, the region GGAATTATAGCTATGCAATTGTTATTGgtattatattttgaattatttttattaacaTGTGTATTTGTGGGTGCATAGTTTTCGTTCCAATCTGTATTGTAAGAAAACTTATTGTTTTCTTGCGCTTGAACTTTGTAATCTTTGTTGAAACTGTAAAACTGCGTCGAGGGAAAATTATCTTGGTTGAATGTCAGAGTTGATAACGTTCTAGGTTTGTAATCTTGTTCAGTGTGGGGTACAGTATAGTCGTCGACTAAGGTCAAGGGGTCAAAAATTAAAGACATCGAGGAGGTAGAAGACGACCGATTGGTGAACTCTTTCTCATAACTTGATTTCAACCAATTTCCATTCTGCGTACTGTACCTAGTGCAATCATTGGTATCGCTGCTTGTATTGTTCTTTGTTTTTGGAATAAAGGAGTTGAAAGCAATTTCCAAATCTCTTAATGAGTCTTCTAGTGTTCTAATCGAAATGGAGTCATTACCGACAAATGATAGTGGTTCAATAGTTGGGTTAAATTCAGTAGCGTACATCACAAAATCCGTTTGCACTTGTCTAATTATGACTTTCTTAGTTGTCAACTAAACAGGACGTTCCTTGTAGTTTGCCACCTGTTTGTTCCCttttttatataaataGAGTCACTTGTTTCTCCAACTGAAATAGCCGCCCACCCTTTTGGAAACTCAAAATCCGTGCACTGCTGCCGGCTGTGCGGATTTTCAGATAAtataagaataaaaatatacaCTATACCAAATGTCACTGGCATCGTTTCCAAGTTTATATGAGATCCTACTATGATATTCTAGTTACAACTATAAAATCATGGATGGAAAACTTGACTATTGGGGAGCACATGTTAAATCAAGGGTGAATTTGGATACTATAAATATGATGTGTGCGAAAATCAAAACAATCGCGTAAAACGCGTTGTGAGGATACTAAACTAATTGAACCAAAAGTTATTCATTAAGGACA harbors:
- the PHO92 gene encoding mRNA-binding phosphate metabolism regulator (ancestral locus Anc_5.446) — its product is MYATEFNPTIEPLSFVGNDSISIRTLEDSLRDLEIAFNSFIPKTKNNTSSDTNDCTRYSTQNGNWLKSSYEKEFTNRSSSTSSMSLIFDPLTLVDDYTVPHTEQDYKPRTLSTLTFNQDNFPSTQFYSFNKDYKVQAQENNKFSYNTDWNENYAPTNTHVNKNNSKYNTNNNCIAIIPTWINIPDESQFFVIKSTNLAHIKKSFYNNIWSSTHFGNKRLSNAYRNLKPNGKIFLFFSINGSGKFCGVAEMTSDVLSNLDTKDMWENNEKYGKAFKVKWTIVRDIHNRNLKRFLNPLNEMKPVSNSRDTQEIPFPIGYSMMKIFKSEQFEKNSFLSEDYC